From a single Xyrauchen texanus isolate HMW12.3.18 chromosome 26, RBS_HiC_50CHRs, whole genome shotgun sequence genomic region:
- the LOC127619641 gene encoding zinc finger protein 40-like isoform X1 — translation MPRTKQNNPKNLKDKIEEAQKELKDPKTAHKDLNESTGRNSKGIKGLKRKNQLKKIPKSPIKKQSQTQKPISTNISTSSKKATPSSSFSSSPSHGLPEPQDAGDVPQEASESGEVKVEHKESPISELQALSHKTEQPCVEGLALTENRCAKGSNNSSPSHTSAPLEVLLKAMEPDFNTLAERKNSSPIGYLGKSVSIPVTYSDYAVAMPAVNYNVQSKSAILPPFSTAKQQFYSSVASTGQHTMQQYINMSGHHQQDKPGFQKSYSLGPSFTLSHGPVPSGSTGLPQSQPPVVQTCQSLSATVPNSIQVPVTPGFNPVQMTTVVNFGMSQVPDISAKEQKPKKQGKYVCEYCKRACAKPSVLLKHIRSHTGERPYPCVTCGFSFKTKSNLYKHKKSHAHAIKLGLVKDSGSGSLSQESDKGLATHSDAEDSGDSDEEGSTADLDPESSQSSLTALSESSLQSAGMVPGSQGESEHLVVFETLKPFATQRGCEPKVTAALPKVVVHPVNVSPLRADSPRVIDSAPEHATAQRQRDFLPANLRSSVMVLSSLKEVDCTSTLQDSVSEDEDQHCKSSLGGSHAQLQRQQATDYSQQPQGKCLLSPRSLGSTDSGYFSRSESADQAMSPPSPFVKVTPPAETDITKTPQVPPSPIMETVMHVAPVEKPQFSPRQMRPPLEAKALSLEERISKLISDNEAVVDDKQLDSVKPRRTSLSRRGSIDSPKSYIFKDSFQFDLKPPVRRSSSNSDIPKSPFTPTDKSKPVFLLSVPPQYPAMDSLPLTRSNSMPTTPGQSALFPNVTPQPHPLRICHSFDDKISSLNDDVFSSAPSTPNPRTLVRQIAVEDLSTNDGRILISVHSMDESHHGPSITHELRSKSFEHATERSRKPQQSKGTMYECETCRNRYRKLENFENHKKFYCSELHGPKNKPMHAREIEPEVFGRGIQQPLLNRNAIIPGIVEQPVMVRKRRKIKSVGDDDDQSPTEITPPCSRSFDSCQISTSSLGRPYTHQTQSISNSAIIGQIQIIGRVAEPQESRLSPIREAQISTPNKERGDLQRQGSGTSVIRHTNSLSRPNSFETLESIDRSSPVDHGEKEVKSSTKVHTEAAGSLSSQSYHDRMSTPKCSSQGMEHHGKQTFASASHSCTPAQQSRLVRQNNIQVPEILVTEEPDRDHESQVVEPSEKPIENFNWPQRSESLSKLPTEKLPPKKKRIRLAQMEHSSGESSFESSLSRSLSRDSSLSRCSSISASFDRDDPPRSDSPSRSESIGKPPEVQGLPVANNTLGVPGMMRRATSEQVSCTQPSVEISCDYRSKSFDYSSMSPSRPLSPIMQMTMPKTTQCPPATQVPLIERRRGPLVRQMSLKIAPDPQLAGKQTVSIQRGPFINESSGSQPKTINVNTSTRVQSFILHSGEASVQKNDQIVQSINLGSQIKQPQVYGLPHPWHQTSRVAACQVQPVVHMVADQKDIQKSSDENSKKSFVPKYQLHCSVLKTGQTYTLAGVQGTQITLPVTTIPVANEIKVSQSNDCMQNVYVAQPGYHTVINKPPTVLPVGSQGDTASQITPVSTPVPQILITHEHTLAPTSVASKVSFPKMHFVNSESKIGPGIQTHRQPGSFAVQMKNNTSDQIQTAEQSILSLGSLHCTQKLASVNLCPQEATASSKRMLSPANSLDIAMEKTQKRAKDEHGAACLTDGRSLNYLNSKMSEITRQRKLMLVRQVCTTEPVDSPIETDAPEQLPETSQAGNNTQTQVPQTASPEINQQEMKSITPSTTVQSFQGSAKSSSPVLQSYTIPENTSLKPQEKRDECRWSPSKSPLRPTIFQGQVKLASSVSVVNTRYSHRLSFPSLKTATSFTWCFLMKRKSLHIQQTDQRISAYSAWVVNPNNPNPLGLPTKVVMSLFDSKQTSKKIHYTQAKTTTLKSDILTYSGKLKDILPKVLIQQRAIPTENSGKMKPETQTINEPDRESKSEPQRVKIFDGGYKSNEEYVYVRGRGRGKYICEECGIRCKKPSMLRKHIRTHSDIRPFHCMHCNFSFKTKGNLTKHMKSKAHSKKCMEMGVAVGIIEDQDTEDSGDRGRAGSADRQDSDGDDSDGPDDEDNDGEEDEEDSQAESGLSATPSVSASPQHFPANQADMAPSSLLAQMSISLNPTSAPQPLLPTASDYQSSDTESVAMTSPISLVRQMSISASCSSPSPSPTSFTYHPVPASVSHASDTDSVHMMSPVSPCRVMSIDYPDFDVPPSPPVSGKGAKLGQQDGVSSTFSQPTSECNANVDRGTQTSSDPLQGPLHFPNTGPIHEPRIGATTHLFSHLPLHSQQPLRSPYSMVPVGGIQLVPAGLAAYSTFVPIQAGPLQLTIPALSVIHRQSSSPLPAPNTSPRPEGAPTQPLVVQEPVSSVLPCFPLGQVAGLQTLGAPQTSLQPVETLSMVGLANSNQLVPQRGLPLNATLGVQVLAASPTPQSSTASPAQITGLQIVNIALPALIPSLNPLSALSPLSATQDKPQSLEGVASAPAQVAESPQAPTPSASPPTANLRDVPTNTKPSTEVNQVSQCSPSTVSVDTDVVEKTTVMVQTPKTPQQLSSSSSSSTNEKGSGVPHKAISGGDIEVKLWQPVTRQPVTDDYNEASSDDEDRLVIAT, via the exons ATCTCAATGAAAGTACGGGCAGAAATTCCAAAGGGATCAAAGGACTGAAGAGGAAAAACCAGCTAAAGAAAATACCAAAATCTCCCATCAAGAAACAATCACAGACCCAGAAACCCATTTCTACAAACATCTCCACTTCATCCAAGAAAGCCACACCCTCTTCTTCTTTCTCCAGCAGTCCATCACATGGTTTACCTGAACCTCAAGATGCTGGAGATGTACCACAGGAGGCATCAGAATCTGGAGAAGTAAAAGTGGAGCACAAGGAGTCACCCATCTCAGAGCTGCAGGCACTCAGCCATAAAACAGAGCAACCTTGTGTTGAAGGACTTGCTCTGACAGAAAACCGGTGTGCCAAAGGCAGCAACAACTCATCTCCCTCTCACACAAGTGCTCCACTTGAGGTACTGCTCAAGGCAATGGAACCAGATTTCAACACACTGGCGGAAAGGAAGAACAGTAGTCCAATAGGATATCTTGGAAAATCAGTTTCCATTCCTGTCACTTATTCTGACTATGCTGTGGCTATGCCTGCTGTAAATTATAATGTCCAGTCAAAATCTGCAATTTTGCCGCCATTCAGCACAGCAAAACAACAGTTCTACAGCAGTGTTGCATCAACAGGTCAACACACAATGCAGCAGTATATTAACATGTCAGGACATCATCAGCAGGACAAACCAGGATTCCAGAAAAGCTACAGTCTTGGCCCTTCATTTACCTTGAGTCATGGACCTGTTCCTTCTGGTTCTACTGGTTTACCTCAAAGCCAGCCTCCTGTTGTACAAACATGTCAGTCTCTGTCAGCCACAGTTCCTAATTCAATTCAAGTCCCTGTCACACCAGGTTTCAACCCTGTTCAGATGACAACTGTTGTAAACTTCGGCATGAGTCAGGTTCCAGATATCTCAGCTAAAGAGCAAAAACCGAAAAAGCAAGGCAAGTATGTCTGTGAATACTGCAAAAGAGCTTGTGCCAAGCCAAGTGTGCTTCTAAAACACATACGGTCCCACACAGGAGAAAGACCATACCCATGTGTTACATGTGGCTTTTCATTTAAGACAAAGAGCAACTTATACAAACATAAGAAGTCTCACGCACATGCCATCAAATTAGGTCTTGTGAAAGATTCCGGAAGTGGATCTCTCTCTCAAGAGTCTGACAAAGGCCTCGCCACACATTCTGATGCAGAGGACAGTGGAGACAGTGATGAGGAGGGAAGCACAGCTGACTTAGACCCAGAATCTTCACAGAGCAGCCTAACAGCTTTATCTGAGAGCAGTTTACAGAGTGCAGGCATGGTACCAGGCAGCCAAGGGGAGTCTGAGCATTTGGTGGTGTTTGAAACTCTGAAACCATTTGCCACTCAGAGGGGATGTGAGCCTAAAGTCACTGCTGCTCTCCCTAAAGTGGTTGTCCACCCAGTTAATGTTTCTCCATTGCGGGCAGACAGCCCTAGAGTGATAGATTCTGCACCTGAACATGCCACAGCCCAGAGGCAAAGGGATTTCCTGCCAGCAAACCTAAGGTCCAGTGTAATGGTTCTATCCTCACTGAAAGAAGTAGATTGCACAAGTACCCTACAAGACTCAGTTAGTGAAGATGAGGATCAGCATTGTAAATCATCTCTCGGAGGCAGCCATGCCCAGCTACAGAGGCAACAAGCAACTGATTACTCTCAACAGCCACAAGGCAAGTGTCTGCTTAGTCCTCGGAGTCTCGGAAGCACTGACTCTGGCTACTTTTCACGTTCTGAGAGTGCAGATCAAGCGATGAGTCCCCCGAGTCCTTTTGTTAAGGTAACCCCACCAGCAGAAACTGACATTACAAAAACTCCACAAGTTCCTCCTTCCCCAATCATGGAAACTGTCATGCATGTAGCTCCTGTTGAGAAGCCTCAATTTTCCCCAAGACAAATGCGTCCTCCATTGGAAGCCAAAGCTTTGTCTCTTGAGGAGCGTATCTCAAAGCTGATCTCAGACAACGAAGCTGTTGTAGATGACAAGCAACTAGACAGTGTCAAACCCAGACGGACTTCCCTATCCCGGAGGGGTAGCATTGATTCCCCTAAATCTTACATATTTAAAGACTCTTTTCAGTTTGATCTAAAACCACCAGTAAGAAGATCAAGTTCCAACTCCGACATACCAAAATCTCCTTTCACACCTACAGACAAATCCAAGCCAGTTTTTCTCCTTTCTGTACCGCCTCAGTATCCAGCTATGGACTCTTTACCCCTTACAAGAAGTAATTCAATGCCTACAACACCTGGTCAGTCAGCTCTTTTCCCCAATGTAACACCTCAGCCCCACCCATTAAGAATTTGTCATTCATTTGATGACAAGATTAGCTCACTAAATGATGACGTGTTCTCTTCAGCTCCTTCTACTCCTAATCCTCGTACATTAGTCAGGCAGATTGCAGTTGAGGATTTATCCACAAATGATGGTCGCATTCTCATTTCTGTTCATTCCATGGATGAGAGTCATCATGGACCAAGTATTACACATGAGCTGCGAAGTAAGTCCTTTGAGCATGCTACTGAAAGAAGCCGAAAACCCCAACAGAGCAAAGGGACAATGTACGAATGTGAAACCTGCCGCAACCGCTACAGAAAACTGGAAAACTTTGAAAATCACAAGAAGTTTTATTGTTCTGAACTGCATGGTCCAAAGAACAAGCCTATGCATGCCAGAGAGATTGAACCAGAAGTGTTTGGGCGTGGCATTCAGCAGCCGCTGTTGAACAGAAATGCTATAATTCCAGGCATTGTAGAGCAACCAGTAATggtaagaaaaagaagaaaaattaaaagtgttggagatgatgatgacCAATCTCCAACTGAAATCACTCCTCCATGTTCAAGAAGTTTTGACTCTTGCCAAATATCTACAAGTTCATTAGGGCGACCATATACCCATCAAACCCAGTCTATAAGTAACTCTGCTATTATAGGTCAAATACAAATCATAGGAAGAGTTGCTGAACCACAAGAGTCAAGACTATCTCCAATACGAGAGGCTCAGATAAGTACACCAAATAAAGAACGAGGAGACCTCCAGAGACAAGGAAGTGGAACTTCAGTCATTCGACATACCAACTCACTCAGCCGACCAAATTCTTTTGAAACATTGGAGTCTATTGACAGATCATCTCCAGTAGATCATGGGGAAAAGGAAGTAAAGAGCTCTACAAAAGTTCACACAGAGGCTGCAGGGAGTTTATCTTCACAAAGTTACCATGATAGAATGTCAACACCAAAATGTTCCAGCCAAGGAATGGAGCATCATGGTAAGCAAACATTTGCAAGTGCAAGTCATAGTTGCACACCTGCACAGCAATCGCGACTTGTGCGCCAGAACAACATTCAAGTCCCTGAAATCTTAGTAACAGAGGAGCCCGACAGAGATCATGAAAGTCAAGTTGTAGAACCATCAGAGAAACCTATAGAAAACTTCAACTGGCCTCAGAGGAGTGAGAGCTTGTCTAAGCTTCCAACAGAGAAACTGCCCCCAAAAAAGAAGCGCATAAGACTTGCTCAAATGGAACACTCCTCTGGTGAATCTAGCTTTGAGTCAAGTCTCTCTCGTAGCCTCAGTAGAGACAGTAGCTTGTCAAGGTGCTCTAGTATTTCAGCCTCTTTTGACAGAGATGATCCACCTAGATCAGATAGTCCATCCAGGTCAGAGAGTATTGGGAAGCCACCAGAGGTTCAAGGACTCCCTGTAGCAAACAACACTCTTGGAGTGCCAGGCATGATGAGACGAGCTACCTCTGAACAGGTCAGTTGCACTCAGCCATCAGTGGAAATTTCTTGTGATTACCGTAGCAAATCATTTGACTACAGCAGCATGTCACCTAGCAGGCCTCTATCACCAATAATGCAGATGACCATGCCAAAAACTACACAATGTCCTCCAGCTACCCAGGTGCCTCTCATTGAAAGAAGAAGAGGGCCTCTGGTACGTCAGATGTCCTTAAAGATTGCACCAGACCCTCAACTGGCTGGAAAACAGACTGTCTCCATTCAAAGAGGCCCCTTTATCAATGAATCTTCTGGGTCCCAACCTAAAACAATAAATGTGAATACGTCAACACGTGTTCAGTCTTTTATCCTGCATTCTGGAGAGGCCTCAGTACAGAAAAATGATCAAATTGTCCAAAGCATCAACCTTGGAAGCCAGATCAAACAACCCCAAGTATATGGCCTTCCGCATCCATGGCATCAGACCTCAAGGGTTGCGGCATGCCAGGTACAACCTGTGGTCCATATGGTGGCTGACCAGAAAGACATTCAAAAGAGTTCTGATGAGAACAGCAAGAAAAGCTTTGTCCCTAAATATCAACTGCATTGCTCAGTACTGAAAACAGGCCAAACATATACTTTAGCAGGTGTGCAAGGCACACAGATTACTTTGCCTGTGACTACAATACCAGTTGCTAATGAAATTAAGGTCTCACAGTCAAATGATTGCATGCAAAATGTATATGTAGCACAACCGGGTTATCACACTGTAATTAATAAGCCCCCAACTGTACTGCCAGTTGGTTCACAAGGTGATACAGCCTCTCAAATTACACCAGTTTCTACACCTGTCCCACAGATCCTTATCACCCATGAGCACACGTTAGCACCTACATCTGTGGCTTCTAAGGTCAGTTTCCCCAAAATGCATTTTGTGAACAGTGAGTCAAAGATTGGACCAGGCATACAAACTCACAGGCAACCTGGGTCTTTTGCTGTCCAGATGAAGAACAATACCTCTGACCAAATTCAAACTGCTGAGCAGAGCATACTATCCCTTGGTTCACTACATTGCACTCAAAAACTGGCTTCTGTAAATCTATGCCCACAAGAGGCCACTGCCTCAAGTAAGCGGATGCTCTCCCCTGCCAACAGCCTGGATATTGCTATGGAAAAGACACAGAAACGGGCTAAAGATGAGCATGGTGCTGCATGTCTCACTGATGGTAGATCTCTAAACTACTTAAATTCAAAGATGTCAGAAATTACCAGGCAGCGGAAATTAATGCTGGTCAGACAGGTCTGCACCACAGAGCCGGTAGACAGCCCAATTGAGACAGATGCCCCAGAACAATTGCCAGAGACTTCACAAGCAGGAAACAACACCCAAACACAAGTCCCTCAGACAGCATCGCCTGAGATTAACCAACAGGAGATGAAGAGTATAACACCTTCCACAACAGTACAGTCTTTTCAAGGTTCTGCCAAAAGTTCTTCACCTGTACTTCAAAGCTACACCATACCAGAGAATACATCACTGAAGCCACAAGAGAAACGTGATGAATGTCGTTGGTCTCCGTCAAAATCTCCTCTTAGGCCTACAATATTTCAGGGACAAGTAAAGTTAGCTTCCTCTGTGTCAGTCGTCAACACAAGATATAGTCATCGACTGTCTTTCCCCAGTCTGAAAACAGCTACTTCGTTTACCTGGTGTTTTCTCATGAAGAGGAAATCCCTCCACATTCAGCAGACAGACCAGAGGATCTCTGCCTACTCTGCTTGGGTAGTAAACCCCAACAATCCCAATCCACTGGGCCTTCCCACAAAAGTGGTGATGTCTTTGTTTGACTCAAAACAGACATCCAAGAAAATACACTACACCCAAGCTAAAACAACAACTTTGAAATCTGACATCTTGACCTACTCTGGAAAGTTGAAGGACATCTTGCCAAAA GTTTTGATTCAGCAAAGAGCTATACCAACTGAGAATAGTGGCAAAATGAAACCAGAGACTCAAACAATTAATGAGCCAGACAGAGAATCGAAATCGGAACCTCAACGAGTGAAGATTTTTGATGGAGG TTATAAATCAAATGAGGAGTATGTGTACGTTAGGGGGCGCGGAAGAGGAAAATACATCTGTGAGGAGTGTGGAATCCGCTGCAAGAAACCTAGCATGCTGCGTAAACACATTCGTACCCACTCTGACATCCGTCCATTTCATTGCATGCACTGCAACTTTTCCTTCAAGACTAAAG GGAACCTTACCAAGCACATGAAGTCCAAAGCCCATAGCAAGAAGTGTATGGAGATGGGAGTTGCTGTTGGCATTATTGAAGACCAGGATACAGAAGACTCAG GTGATCGAGGAAGAGCAGGAAGTGCTGACAGACAAGACTCGGATGGTGATGATTCCGATGGCCCAGATGATGAAGACAATGACGGggaggaagatgaggaggacAGCCAGGCAGAGTCTGGCCTCTCTGCAACACCTTCTGTTTCTGCAAGCCCACAGCATTTTCCTGCTAACCAGGCTGACATGGCTCCCAGCTCTCTGCTGGCCCAGATGTCCATCAGTCTGAACCCTACTTCTGCTCCCCAACCTCTGCTGCCTACTGCTTCTGACTACCAGAGCTCAGACACTGAGTCAGTGGCTATGACTAGCCCCATCTCGTTGGTCAGACAGATGTCAATCTCTGCTTCTTGTTCCAGCCCTAGCCCTAGTCCCACCTCTTTCACTTACCACCCTGTCCCTGCCTCAGTATCCCACGCCTCTGACACTGACTCTGTGCACATGATGAGCCCAGTGTCACCTTGCAGGGTGATGTCCATCGACTACCCAGACTTTGATGTTCCCCCTAGTCCCCCAGTGTCAGGCAAGGGTGCCAAGCTCGGCCAG CAGGATGGAGTATCCAGCACCTTTTCCCAGCCTACAAGTGAGTGCAATGCCAATGTTGACCGTGGTACCCAGACCTCTTCTGACCCTCTTCAAGGACCCTTGCACTTTCCAAACACAGGTCCAATTCATGAGCCAAGAATAGGGGCCACTACTCACCTCTTCAGTCACTTGCCCTTGCACTCCCAACAGCCTCTCCGCTCCCCGTACAGCATGGTTCCTGTGGGTGGCATCCAGCTTGTACCTGCCGGTTTGGCTGCCTACTCTACATTTGTACCCATTCAGGCCGGACCACTCCAGCTAACCATCCCAGCACTTAGCGTGATCCACAGGCAGTCCAGCAGCCCTCTCCCAGCCCCAAACACCTCGCCTCGGCCAGAGGGTGCCCCAACACAGCCACTGGTAGTCCAGGAGCCAGTCAGTAGTGTCCTGCCTTGTTTCCCTTTAGGCCAAGTGGCAGGACTCCAGACACTTGGTGCTCCTCAGACATCCTTGCAGCCTGTAGAGACCTTGAGCATGGTGGGTCTGGCAAACTCCAACCAACTGGTGCCTCAGCGGGGTCTGCCACTAAATGCCACCCTTGGTGTACAGGTGTTGGCAGCCAGCCCCACCCCTCAGAGCAGCACAGCTTCCCCCGCACAAATCACTGGCCTGCAGATTGTTAACATTGCCCTGCCGGCCCTCATACCATCCCTCAACCCCCTCTCAGCTCTCAGCCCACTTTCTGCAACCCAGGACAAGCCACAAAGTCTTGAGGGTGTAGCATCTGCACCAGCACAGGTTGCTGAATCACCACAAGCACCTACACCCTCAGCCAGTCCTCCAACTGCCAATTTAAGAGATGTTCCTACAAACACAAAGCCATCTACAGAGGTAAATCAAGTCTCTCAGTGCAGCCCTAGCACTGTATCTGTGGACACAGATGTTGTGGAGAAGACTACAGTTATGGTGCAGACACCAAAAACACCCCAACAACTTTCTTCTTCCTCCTCATCATCCACTAATGAGAAAGGCTCAGGTGTTCCACACAAGGCAATATCAGGTGGGGATATTGAAGTGAAACTATGGCAACCTGTCACCAGACAACCAGTGACTGATGACTACAATGAAGCCTCCAGTGATGATGAGGATAGACTTGTCATAGCTACCTGA